The Vibrio nitrifigilis genome window below encodes:
- the apt gene encoding adenine phosphoribosyltransferase, which translates to MTTETLSLIKSSIKSIPDYPKPGILFRDVTSLLEDAKAYQATIQLLVDKYKAHGFTKVVGTEARGFLFGAPLALELGVGFVPVRKPGKLPRKTIAQTYDLEYGTDTLEIHVDAIQPGDKVLVVDDLLATGGTIEATTKLIRQLGGEVEHAAFVINLPEIGGDKRLEGLGLNVYSICEFDGH; encoded by the coding sequence ATGACAACCGAAACTCTTTCACTTATTAAATCAAGCATTAAAAGCATTCCTGACTACCCAAAACCAGGCATTCTGTTTCGTGACGTAACCAGTTTGCTAGAAGATGCAAAAGCTTATCAAGCGACCATTCAACTTTTGGTAGATAAGTATAAAGCTCACGGTTTTACCAAGGTGGTAGGTACGGAAGCTCGTGGTTTCCTTTTTGGTGCCCCATTAGCGCTTGAATTAGGTGTGGGTTTTGTACCTGTACGTAAACCAGGCAAACTACCTCGTAAAACTATCGCACAAACCTATGATTTGGAATATGGTACAGATACCTTAGAAATTCATGTTGATGCGATTCAGCCTGGCGATAAAGTGCTTGTTGTTGATGACCTTCTGGCGACTGGTGGCACAATTGAAGCGACCACTAAACTGATTCGTCAATTAGGCGGCGAAGTGGAGCATGCTGCATTTGTCATCAACCTACCAGAGATCGGTGGAGACAAGCGCCTGGAAGGTTTAGGCTTGAACGTTTACAGTATCTGTGAATTTGACGGTCACTAA
- a CDS encoding NAD(P)H nitroreductase, with the protein MDALDLLLSRRSMAKLTSPAPEGKILENIIQAGLRAPDHGNLTPWRFVIAQGSGLQKLSDILVKAAVAEQSDESVVTKLKNAPFRAPMVITVIAKVTPHEKVPALEQHLSAGCAVQAMQMAAVAQGFQGIWRSGNWMFHPDVHHAFKLEGEDEIVGFLYLGTPTGSAMAPPKRALGDFVEFL; encoded by the coding sequence ATGGACGCATTAGATTTATTACTCTCACGTCGTTCTATGGCGAAGCTTACGTCACCAGCTCCTGAAGGTAAGATTCTCGAAAATATAATCCAAGCAGGCTTGAGAGCTCCTGATCATGGCAACCTAACGCCATGGCGTTTTGTTATTGCTCAGGGTAGTGGTCTACAAAAACTATCAGATATATTGGTGAAAGCGGCTGTTGCAGAGCAAAGTGATGAGTCGGTCGTTACTAAATTAAAAAATGCCCCATTTCGGGCTCCGATGGTGATTACTGTTATCGCTAAGGTCACGCCCCATGAGAAAGTGCCAGCTCTTGAACAGCACCTGTCGGCAGGATGTGCGGTTCAAGCAATGCAAATGGCTGCAGTGGCTCAGGGGTTTCAGGGGATTTGGCGTTCTGGTAATTGGATGTTCCATCCTGACGTTCATCATGCATTTAAGCTAGAAGGTGAGGATGAAATTGTCGGGTTTTTGTATTTAGGTACGCCTACCGGAAGCGCTATGGCTCCACCTAAAAGAGCATTGGGTGATTTTGTAGAATTTTTATAA
- a CDS encoding response regulator, with protein sequence MYKTNVQNDDGAEGQVNLNQQSKVIMLVDDDPIFRRITGAFLAAQGYEVVEAEDGLDGLRKLQEAQPDLILCDLSMPVLNGIEFVEEVSMEYPSMPLIVVSATQDMSEVAKALRFGIKDFLPKPINDHQHLSCSIESTLEATENAMASHRDFSSQWFRVDGEGELPEERELHWHLDYLHKNPNAAKELLHALLPDNDTAQGAWHCSYRLLQSTETMPLVFDYVWLLNGQMAFYIVDSSSNDESGVGTTLLVRALFHDYLRNLRRNSVDLKDMAAILERGIKCSECAGPVTALFGLADFNDGSLSILPAGLDSQWSNEVKKHHIAGNVCLGNNCLKNFVTNDLSITKGCKVAIHNTGASSFTFDIYTNQDLYEI encoded by the coding sequence ATGTACAAAACTAATGTTCAAAATGATGATGGAGCTGAGGGGCAGGTGAACCTGAACCAACAATCTAAAGTCATTATGCTTGTTGACGACGATCCGATCTTTCGTCGTATTACAGGCGCGTTTTTAGCGGCTCAAGGATATGAAGTCGTTGAGGCTGAGGATGGACTCGATGGATTACGTAAATTACAGGAGGCGCAGCCGGATCTCATTTTATGCGATCTCTCTATGCCCGTGCTAAACGGTATTGAGTTTGTTGAAGAAGTGAGCATGGAATATCCGTCCATGCCTCTCATTGTGGTATCGGCGACTCAAGATATGTCGGAAGTCGCGAAAGCGCTGCGTTTTGGCATTAAAGATTTTCTGCCTAAACCTATCAATGACCACCAACACTTGAGTTGCTCCATCGAAAGTACTTTAGAAGCGACAGAAAATGCTATGGCCAGCCATCGCGATTTTTCTAGTCAGTGGTTTCGTGTTGATGGTGAAGGTGAGTTACCTGAAGAGCGAGAGTTGCATTGGCACCTTGATTACTTACACAAGAATCCAAATGCAGCGAAAGAGTTACTTCATGCACTGTTACCTGACAATGATACGGCGCAAGGTGCCTGGCACTGCAGTTATCGCTTGCTGCAATCAACAGAAACGATGCCATTAGTGTTTGATTATGTATGGCTGTTAAACGGTCAAATGGCCTTTTACATTGTTGATTCCTCAAGTAACGATGAAAGCGGGGTAGGGACAACCTTACTTGTACGGGCCTTGTTCCATGATTACTTACGTAATTTACGACGTAATAGCGTTGATTTAAAAGACATGGCGGCCATATTAGAACGTGGAATTAAATGTTCAGAATGTGCTGGGCCGGTGACTGCCTTGTTTGGACTTGCTGATTTTAACGATGGCTCGCTATCGATCTTACCTGCAGGATTAGACAGCCAATGGTCAAATGAAGTTAAAAAGCATCATATTGCTGGTAATGTGTGTTTGGGTAACAATTGCTTGAAAAACTTTGTCACTAATGACTTGTCGATTACCAAAGGCTGCAAAGTGGCGATACATAACACCGGAGCTAGCAGTTTTACCTTCGATATTTATACTAACCAAGATCTATACGAAATATAA
- a CDS encoding LysR family transcriptional regulator, with amino-acid sequence MKLDDLNLFRLVVENGSYTATSRKTMIPVATITRRIQALEDSLNLRLLNRHARKLSLTEAGERFFGECSPLLERLASMAEEITDECRGASGKIKISAPSNLTKRLMMPMFIDFMQEYPEINIELTTSNHADRLDPTEWDVIFRVGPQRDSSLIARKISEVKDILVASPDYLAKNPTPNHAEELTQHSLLKGYPLIKWQLTNNKGESVVNLDKGRFQANTIDVVRHACTQGLGITLMPDVMLDEYIQAGKLVRVLNDWSANPRDIYMLYNHKDHLPEKVRLFIDFVISYHIH; translated from the coding sequence ATGAAATTAGATGACCTAAACCTCTTTCGACTGGTTGTCGAAAATGGCAGCTACACCGCAACTTCACGTAAGACTATGATCCCCGTAGCAACCATCACCCGACGCATTCAAGCGCTTGAAGATTCGTTGAATCTTAGACTTTTGAATCGCCATGCCCGCAAGCTATCACTGACCGAAGCAGGAGAACGCTTCTTTGGTGAATGTTCTCCATTACTAGAACGGCTAGCCTCAATGGCAGAAGAAATCACCGATGAGTGCCGTGGGGCGTCAGGGAAAATAAAAATCTCTGCTCCTTCCAACCTTACTAAACGATTAATGATGCCAATGTTTATTGATTTCATGCAGGAATATCCAGAAATCAATATTGAATTGACGACAAGTAATCACGCAGACCGCCTCGACCCCACTGAATGGGATGTTATCTTCCGAGTAGGTCCTCAACGGGACTCAAGCTTGATTGCCCGTAAAATTAGTGAAGTGAAAGACATATTAGTAGCAAGTCCAGACTATTTAGCAAAAAACCCGACACCGAATCACGCCGAAGAACTCACCCAACATTCTTTATTGAAAGGTTACCCACTGATTAAATGGCAATTAACTAACAATAAAGGCGAATCCGTTGTCAATTTAGATAAAGGCCGTTTTCAGGCCAATACTATTGACGTTGTGCGTCATGCTTGCACACAAGGGTTAGGCATTACATTAATGCCTGATGTCATGCTGGATGAATACATCCAAGCAGGCAAATTAGTTCGCGTACTGAACGACTGGTCCGCGAATCCTCGTGATATTTATATGTTATATAACCACAAAGACCATCTACCGGAAAAAGTCCGCTTATTCATTGACTTTGTGATTAGTTACCACATTCACTAA
- a CDS encoding YbaN family protein, producing MSLIRKSLTRFACLLLGWIALLLGIVGIVLPVLPTTPFILLASFCFIRSSPRYHSWLHQHPWFGPILTNWEKNRSVSKITKRRGLVVIVLSFCFSIYIVRYLWLKVLLFVVFVVLISWFIKLPVNELVDNRRENH from the coding sequence ATGTCTCTGATTCGAAAATCTCTCACGCGTTTTGCGTGTCTTCTCTTAGGATGGATTGCACTCTTATTAGGTATTGTTGGCATTGTATTACCTGTTTTGCCAACCACTCCTTTTATTTTATTGGCTAGCTTCTGTTTTATAAGGTCTAGTCCACGTTACCATTCATGGCTACATCAACATCCTTGGTTTGGGCCGATATTAACCAATTGGGAGAAAAATCGATCTGTATCAAAAATAACCAAACGGCGCGGTTTGGTTGTTATTGTTCTAAGTTTCTGTTTTTCAATTTATATTGTTCGGTATTTATGGCTTAAAGTGCTATTATTTGTCGTTTTTGTCGTTCTTATAAGCTGGTTTATTAAGCTACCAGTGAACGAGCTAGTTGATAACAGGCGTGAAAATCACTAG
- a CDS encoding outer membrane protein transport protein — translation MKKTRLFTKTLIASTICLATQQAAAAGFQLNAQSATGLGRAFAGDAVIADNAASMARNPATMALFDKTSFSLGFETITTMIDVKDATYNGTTSIDDTDDVGGTSVAPNIHLIVPVNDKFAWGIDAYSNFGTKTEFSSDYTASEYGGLTDLKSFNFGLAGSYRLSKEWSFGAGLDIIYGQGTMKRKASATLAAATNYKLGTSLTAGTALVNVDKADGWAVGFNLGTVYEMDENNRFGFAYHYSPEFKAKDDYGQEITLPLPDIAEFSGYHRIKDTRFAVHYSVQWIGWSSFDNIDFDNLDSSRSPIVAMTSAGETYEKQYDWQDGWHYAIGGTFYVNKTWTLRAGYMYDTSAQDSVTSISVPDSDRQWFSTGLTYTIDDQSNVDFGVTYLLGKDVDVKETSAGTTLTATTRADAVLMGLQYSRTF, via the coding sequence ATGAAAAAGACGCGTCTGTTTACCAAAACACTGATTGCTTCGACCATATGTCTAGCGACTCAGCAAGCTGCTGCTGCCGGGTTCCAACTTAATGCCCAATCAGCAACAGGCCTTGGCCGTGCTTTTGCTGGTGACGCGGTCATTGCAGATAACGCTGCATCAATGGCTCGTAACCCTGCAACAATGGCGCTATTTGACAAAACCTCTTTTTCTTTGGGTTTTGAAACGATCACGACCATGATCGATGTTAAAGATGCCACCTATAATGGGACGACATCGATTGATGATACGGACGACGTTGGTGGCACCTCCGTAGCCCCTAACATTCATTTGATCGTACCAGTGAATGATAAATTTGCTTGGGGTATCGATGCTTATTCAAACTTCGGTACAAAAACAGAATTCTCTAGTGATTACACCGCCTCTGAATACGGTGGTTTGACTGACCTTAAAAGCTTTAACTTTGGCCTTGCTGGCTCATACCGTTTAAGCAAAGAATGGAGCTTTGGTGCAGGCTTAGACATTATCTATGGTCAAGGCACGATGAAGCGCAAAGCAAGTGCGACACTTGCAGCAGCAACAAACTACAAATTAGGTACGTCTCTTACTGCCGGTACTGCGCTAGTAAACGTAGACAAAGCGGATGGTTGGGCTGTCGGTTTTAACCTTGGTACAGTGTACGAAATGGATGAAAATAACCGTTTTGGCTTTGCTTACCACTACAGCCCTGAATTCAAAGCGAAAGACGATTATGGCCAAGAGATCACTCTACCACTACCAGACATCGCAGAATTCTCTGGCTACCACCGTATTAAAGACACTCGTTTTGCCGTGCACTACAGCGTTCAATGGATCGGTTGGAGTTCATTTGACAATATCGACTTTGATAACCTAGATTCAAGCCGTTCACCTATTGTTGCTATGACATCAGCTGGCGAAACATACGAAAAACAGTATGACTGGCAAGATGGCTGGCACTATGCGATTGGTGGTACTTTCTACGTGAATAAGACTTGGACTCTACGTGCAGGCTATATGTACGATACCAGCGCTCAAGATTCCGTTACTTCGATTTCAGTACCAGATTCAGATCGCCAATGGTTCTCAACTGGCCTAACCTACACGATTGACGATCAGTCAAATGTTGACTTCGGGGTCACTTACCTACTAGGTAAAGATGTCGATGTTAAAGAAACGTCTGCAGGTACAACCCTAACAGCAACAACTCGTGCTGATGCTGTTTTGATGGGATTGCAATACAGCCGTACTTTCTAA
- the fadJ gene encoding fatty acid oxidation complex subunit alpha FadJ, translated as MASENRGFSLSIDNHSVAWLQIDLPNEAVNTLRAESVTRINEILTELQNQQQRIKGLIIYSAKPDNFIAGADINMIDRCQSVDEARQLAHTGQDVFNQLQSLTFPVVAAIHGSCLGGGLELALACDYRVVSDDDKTRLGFPEVMLGLLPGAGGTQRLPRLVGLIPALDLILTGRLLRAGKAKKLGLVDDVVPQDILLEVAQRWLEKKRPKKPLSSMFERMLTHSNFLRRLVFDKAAAKAFEKSRGNYPAIDAIFQVMRVGMQQGMKKGLHEEAKQFADLVMTKQSRALRHLYFANNILKKHYPSDGLVPIEKVQVVGGGLMGSGIAYVTATKAQVMTRIQDVSEQGVLSALQYSYTRLQDKRTKRHLTSRQVKQSLSRLSGDLSNATLPQADLVVEAVFEDLALKQHIVSQFDQFAPQQAIFATNTSSLPISQIAENSSRSENVIGLHYFSPVEKMPLVEVIPHKHTSSETVAKTVSFARRQGKTPIVVKDSAGFFVNRILAPYLNEAAQLMLDNQPIEEIDAALTNFGFPVGPLCLLDEVGLDIGAKVSPILVQELGDRFKGPDIFSVMLNDGRVGKKVRKGFYHYPVDKPKEVDRQVYRLFGLSPESYLTPKTVAMRCLLPMLNEAVRCLDEGVIAAPEDGDIGAVYGVGFPPFLGGPFHYMDGLGLVCISELMTRYADTYGPRFFPCEGIIQRAEQAKAFYD; from the coding sequence ATGGCATCTGAAAATCGAGGCTTTAGTTTATCAATCGATAACCATTCAGTTGCGTGGTTACAAATCGATTTACCTAATGAAGCGGTCAATACCTTGCGTGCTGAGTCTGTGACTCGGATTAATGAAATACTTACTGAGTTACAAAATCAGCAACAACGCATCAAAGGATTAATCATTTACTCGGCAAAGCCGGATAACTTTATTGCCGGGGCTGATATTAACATGATCGACCGATGTCAATCTGTTGATGAGGCGCGTCAATTAGCTCACACCGGACAAGATGTCTTTAATCAGTTACAGAGCCTGACTTTTCCCGTCGTTGCGGCTATTCATGGTTCGTGTTTAGGAGGAGGATTAGAGTTAGCGTTGGCATGTGATTATCGTGTTGTTAGTGATGATGACAAAACACGGTTAGGCTTTCCTGAAGTTATGCTTGGACTACTACCTGGCGCAGGTGGAACCCAACGATTGCCAAGGTTGGTTGGTTTGATTCCCGCATTAGATCTCATACTGACTGGGCGTTTGTTGAGAGCTGGAAAGGCGAAAAAACTGGGGTTAGTCGACGATGTAGTCCCGCAAGATATTTTGTTAGAAGTCGCGCAAAGATGGCTAGAAAAAAAGCGGCCGAAGAAACCTCTGTCTTCCATGTTTGAACGTATGCTAACTCACTCTAATTTTTTACGGCGACTTGTGTTTGATAAAGCGGCGGCAAAAGCCTTTGAAAAAAGTCGCGGCAACTATCCAGCGATTGACGCGATTTTTCAGGTCATGCGGGTCGGTATGCAGCAAGGAATGAAAAAAGGTTTGCACGAAGAAGCGAAGCAATTTGCTGATTTGGTTATGACCAAGCAGTCGCGCGCTCTTAGGCATCTGTATTTTGCCAATAATATTCTCAAGAAACACTATCCGAGTGATGGCTTAGTTCCGATTGAAAAAGTGCAAGTTGTTGGTGGTGGTTTAATGGGGTCTGGGATTGCCTACGTGACTGCCACCAAAGCACAAGTGATGACTCGCATTCAAGACGTGAGTGAACAAGGCGTGCTATCGGCGTTACAATACAGTTATACTCGGCTTCAAGATAAACGTACTAAACGTCATTTAACATCGCGGCAAGTAAAACAATCCTTGAGCCGTCTCTCTGGCGATCTCTCTAACGCGACTCTACCTCAGGCTGATTTAGTCGTAGAAGCTGTGTTTGAAGATTTAGCGCTTAAGCAGCATATTGTCAGCCAGTTCGATCAATTCGCGCCTCAACAAGCCATTTTTGCTACCAATACGTCCTCATTACCAATTAGCCAAATCGCTGAAAATTCATCTCGTAGTGAGAATGTGATTGGCTTACATTATTTTAGTCCAGTAGAAAAGATGCCGTTGGTTGAAGTCATACCGCATAAACATACTTCTTCTGAAACGGTTGCCAAAACCGTAAGTTTTGCTCGTCGCCAGGGGAAAACGCCGATTGTTGTCAAAGACAGTGCTGGATTTTTTGTAAATAGGATATTAGCGCCATATTTAAATGAAGCTGCGCAGTTAATGCTTGATAACCAACCGATAGAAGAGATAGATGCGGCATTGACCAACTTTGGATTTCCGGTTGGGCCGTTATGTTTGCTTGATGAAGTCGGTTTAGACATTGGTGCAAAAGTTAGCCCGATACTCGTACAAGAATTAGGGGATCGATTTAAAGGGCCAGATATTTTTTCGGTGATGCTTAATGACGGCAGAGTAGGGAAGAAGGTCAGAAAAGGGTTTTATCATTACCCAGTAGACAAACCTAAAGAGGTCGATCGTCAGGTCTATCGGTTGTTTGGTTTGTCGCCAGAAAGTTATTTAACGCCTAAAACAGTGGCTATGCGCTGTTTATTACCAATGCTCAATGAGGCTGTTCGATGTCTAGATGAGGGAGTGATAGCTGCGCCCGAAGATGGTGATATAGGTGCAGTTTATGGAGTCGGTTTTCCGCCATTCTTAGGTGGTCCATTCCATTACATGGATGGATTAGGGTTAGTTTGTATTTCTGAGTTAATGACTCGTTATGCTGATACTTATGGACCCAGGTTTTTTCCTTGTGAAGGCATTATCCAACGAGCAGAACAAGCGAAAGCATTTTATGACTAA
- a CDS encoding low molecular weight protein-tyrosine-phosphatase produces MVDKPVSILVVCMGNICRSPTAEAVFRVKAEQLGIKVDIDSAGTIAYHQGESPDPRAQAAGQARGYSFKGIRSRQIQKQDFVDFDYIFAADEQNKRDLLHDCPKEFQHKISLLLSHIASDYHEIPDPYYGGDKGFDLVLDLLELSAEAILRKVCECH; encoded by the coding sequence ATGGTAGATAAACCCGTGTCTATTTTAGTTGTTTGTATGGGGAACATTTGTCGTTCGCCAACTGCTGAAGCTGTGTTTAGAGTCAAAGCGGAGCAATTAGGTATAAAGGTAGATATTGATTCTGCAGGAACGATTGCCTATCACCAAGGCGAGTCCCCAGATCCACGGGCACAAGCAGCAGGTCAAGCTAGAGGTTATTCGTTTAAAGGCATCCGGTCGCGGCAAATACAGAAGCAAGATTTCGTCGATTTTGACTATATTTTTGCTGCTGATGAACAAAATAAGCGTGACTTATTGCATGATTGCCCAAAGGAATTTCAACACAAGATTTCATTATTATTGAGTCACATAGCGTCAGATTATCATGAAATTCCCGATCCCTATTATGGGGGAGATAAAGGGTTCGATTTAGTGTTAGATTTATTGGAACTATCGGCCGAAGCAATTTTAAGAAAGGTGTGCGAATGTCACTAG
- the cobO gene encoding cob(I)yrinic acid a,c-diamide adenosyltransferase — protein MSEDKTKQERHKARQQKVKDKVDAKIASAQEVKGLLLIITGNGKGKSTSGFGTVARALGHGKRCAVAQFIKGTWDNGERNLLEKLGVEFQVMATGFTWETQNKETDTAAAQVVWQECQRMLKDETLDVVLFDELTYMVNYGYIDLDEVIEALTHRPAMQSVIITGRAAHRQLIEIADTVSEVKNIKHAFESGVKALQGVDW, from the coding sequence ATGTCTGAGGACAAGACAAAACAAGAGCGCCACAAAGCTCGACAACAAAAAGTAAAAGATAAAGTAGATGCAAAAATCGCCTCAGCTCAAGAAGTCAAAGGATTACTGCTGATTATCACGGGTAATGGAAAAGGGAAATCGACTTCAGGATTCGGTACCGTCGCTCGTGCGTTAGGGCACGGTAAACGATGTGCTGTTGCACAGTTTATCAAAGGAACATGGGATAATGGTGAGCGTAACCTACTAGAAAAACTAGGGGTTGAGTTCCAAGTCATGGCCACTGGTTTTACTTGGGAAACTCAAAATAAAGAAACGGATACCGCAGCGGCTCAGGTGGTATGGCAAGAGTGTCAGCGTATGCTAAAAGATGAGACGCTCGATGTCGTACTATTTGATGAACTCACTTACATGGTGAATTACGGTTATATCGATTTAGATGAAGTCATTGAAGCGTTAACCCATCGCCCAGCAATGCAATCGGTCATCATTACAGGCCGAGCCGCACACCGCCAATTGATAGAGATTGCCGATACTGTTTCCGAAGTGAAAAATATCAAGCATGCTTTTGAGTCCGGTGTAAAAGCCTTGCAAGGCGTCGATTGGTAA
- the fadI gene encoding acetyl-CoA C-acyltransferase FadI codes for MARQNVSTRSGCRVAIVAGLRTPFARQGTEFKNLTAIDLGQMVVSELVHRYDLNPIPIDQVVFGQVVQMPQAPNIAREIVLASQLPVATDAFSVSRACATSFQAIINVAESIMVGSIESGIAGGADSCSNLPIGVTQNCAATLLAMSKQKTWLGKAKLLRQLSLKDFLPVPPPIAEYSTGLSMGETAEQMAKTYHISRQEQDELAHRSHQHAEQAWQEKRLDQEVMTAFLPPYQQVLAKDNTIRAHSTLEELALLKPVFDRRYGSVTAGNSTPLTDGAAAIVLMAEDKARSLELPVLGYIRSYAWSGLGVEKDMLLGPAYAVPNALDKAGIQLKDLTLFDMHEAFAAQVLANLKLFASEHFATHQLRRSKAIGEVDMDKFNVLGGSIAYGHPFAATGARLITQTLNELQRRGGGLALTTACAAGGLGVAMVLESE; via the coding sequence ATGGCGCGTCAAAATGTTTCTACACGTTCTGGTTGTCGGGTTGCGATTGTAGCAGGACTACGAACGCCTTTTGCCCGACAAGGTACTGAATTTAAAAACCTAACTGCAATCGATCTCGGGCAAATGGTGGTAAGTGAATTAGTCCATCGATACGATCTTAACCCCATTCCTATTGATCAGGTCGTTTTCGGTCAAGTCGTACAGATGCCTCAGGCCCCAAATATTGCCAGAGAAATAGTGCTAGCATCACAATTGCCTGTTGCTACCGATGCGTTTAGTGTAAGCCGAGCGTGTGCAACGAGTTTTCAAGCCATCATTAACGTTGCTGAAAGTATTATGGTAGGCAGTATTGAATCAGGCATAGCCGGTGGCGCTGATTCTTGTTCAAATTTGCCGATAGGCGTCACGCAAAACTGTGCTGCAACGTTACTCGCGATGTCAAAGCAAAAGACGTGGTTGGGTAAAGCTAAATTGTTGCGCCAATTGTCATTGAAAGATTTTCTTCCTGTTCCCCCTCCTATTGCAGAATATTCGACCGGCCTCTCAATGGGAGAGACCGCTGAGCAGATGGCGAAGACCTATCATATTAGCCGCCAAGAGCAAGATGAATTGGCGCATCGTTCACATCAACATGCCGAACAGGCTTGGCAAGAAAAACGCCTTGATCAGGAAGTGATGACGGCTTTTCTTCCTCCGTACCAACAAGTACTAGCGAAAGACAATACCATTCGAGCTCACTCTACATTGGAAGAACTCGCTTTGTTAAAGCCCGTTTTTGATCGCCGTTATGGGAGTGTGACTGCGGGTAATAGCACACCACTGACTGATGGGGCAGCTGCAATAGTGTTAATGGCTGAAGATAAAGCGCGAAGCCTAGAGTTACCTGTATTGGGCTATATTCGCTCTTACGCGTGGTCAGGGCTTGGTGTTGAAAAAGATATGTTATTAGGCCCTGCCTATGCGGTGCCGAATGCATTAGACAAAGCAGGGATTCAACTCAAGGATCTCACGCTGTTCGATATGCACGAAGCATTCGCTGCACAAGTGCTTGCTAACTTAAAACTATTTGCCAGTGAGCATTTTGCAACTCACCAACTGAGGCGTTCGAAGGCCATTGGTGAGGTAGATATGGATAAATTTAACGTTCTCGGAGGATCCATTGCATATGGACACCCATTTGCTGCGACAGGAGCACGTTTAATTACTCAAACGTTGAATGAACTACAGCGTCGTGGTGGAGGATTGGCCCTTACAACAGCATGTGCTGCTGGTGGACTTGGTGTTGCGATGGTATTGGAGAGTGAATAA
- a CDS encoding pectate lyase family protein — protein sequence MNVQALKKSAVALCFLSSLSLGVAQAADTGGYATTTGGDSYTSTTVTTLAELKAAIANGSHHIIVKGTIYGGSSLTTLTFATTDWNNTTIEGASGGNAALENIQLKFDGEQLSTGTNIENIKISNLSFYGNISDLQNLPTQIYGTDDNVGINYEGVSLRRITNAYITHCNFFDTSDDLMSVTLSSDDVTISYNHFYFTDDWANMSPDPLWNWVGSYTDLAGERLAMVIGANYSDSYVATGYLHVTVHHNWFGPNMRGRPLYRGWVHQYSNLFDNHPALTGTVTAEDGNEYTQKQYEADQIVSGGVLYSESNYFYYTNNTNTISEDSSGYDYKFYEKNNTYSNTTGTSSTGDSFSSFPGDYSYTVTSASNVPSVVEASAGPQ from the coding sequence ATGAATGTCCAAGCGTTAAAAAAGAGCGCTGTTGCGTTGTGTTTTCTTTCCAGTTTATCTTTGGGAGTAGCGCAAGCAGCGGATACAGGTGGCTATGCCACTACAACGGGTGGTGATAGCTATACGTCTACAACAGTAACGACACTAGCAGAACTTAAAGCCGCGATTGCTAATGGTTCTCACCACATTATAGTTAAAGGTACGATTTATGGCGGTAGTTCTCTAACTACCCTTACCTTTGCCACAACTGACTGGAACAACACCACGATTGAAGGCGCTTCAGGTGGTAATGCTGCTCTAGAAAACATCCAACTGAAGTTTGATGGGGAGCAACTGAGTACCGGTACCAATATTGAAAATATCAAAATTTCCAACCTTTCTTTCTACGGCAATATCTCTGATTTACAAAATCTACCAACACAGATTTATGGTACTGATGACAACGTTGGGATTAACTACGAAGGCGTTTCATTGCGCCGTATTACCAACGCCTACATTACGCATTGTAACTTCTTTGATACCAGTGATGATTTAATGAGTGTGACGCTTTCATCTGACGATGTCACTATTTCCTATAATCATTTCTATTTTACGGACGATTGGGCAAATATGAGTCCTGACCCTCTCTGGAATTGGGTGGGATCGTATACGGATTTAGCTGGTGAGCGTCTGGCGATGGTTATCGGTGCAAATTATTCTGACTCTTATGTAGCAACTGGATATTTACATGTGACGGTCCATCATAACTGGTTTGGACCTAATATGCGTGGACGTCCTTTGTATCGTGGATGGGTTCATCAATATAGTAATTTATTTGATAACCATCCGGCGTTAACTGGCACGGTCACGGCTGAAGATGGTAATGAGTACACGCAGAAACAATACGAGGCCGATCAGATTGTAAGTGGTGGCGTGCTGTATTCTGAATCGAATTATTTCTATTACACCAATAATACTAATACGATCTCAGAGGACTCCAGCGGTTATGACTATAAGTTCTACGAGAAGAACAATACGTACAGTAACACGACGGGTACCTCAAGTACTGGGGACAGTTTCTCTTCCTTCCCTGGTGATTACAGTTATACGGTGACGTCTGCGAGCAATGTACCGAGTGTGGTTGAAGCGAGTGCCGGGCCACAATAA